TGGTATTAAGTCTTTATCTGTTTGAATGAGTGTAATTAGAAAATTAATTATTGCTCCTTTAGTTATGCTATTTGTAATTTCAATCCCTATGGTTTATACGAAATTTATTAATGTTTCGACTGGTGTCTTGTTTGTCTTGTTGATGGCTTGTCCTCCTGCAACCGCATGTGTTACCTACTCATTAGCCTCAAACCATAAAGAGATAGATTATACCGCCCAAGTTTCATCACTTGCCACATTGTGTTGTCTATTCACTATTCCTCTATGGGTTGTTGGTTCGTTCTGTATTCTGACAATTCTTTAAATTTGAATATAAAAAACAACTATTTGCTTATACAATAGATGTTTAATTTATTTCTGTTTGAATATTTTAAAACTAATTGGCTATAAATTATCATTTTTTGATAAATTTACGTTCACTATCTTTCATTCCGCCAAAAATTGCTAGGAATCAATCAATTATAGATCCGATTCCAAATCAACCACCTGTTAGTAATTTAAAGATACCTAGTCAAATACGACCCGCGTAAAATCTATCCACTCCTAAAAACCCGAAAAAGGTTGACAAAATGACTAACACAGTTCGGCTTCTAAATGATGTTTGATTAACTTCGTTGTTCATACTATATCCTTTCAAAATATTGTTTTTGTTTATACGTAATTTAATTTAATATTTAATATACGTACCAGTATTTTATAGGTTTTGTAAAAAAAAAAAAAAAAGGAGATTTTTCCTTTTTTTGAGTATTTTTAGGTTAAATTTCCGGAAATAACTTAAATTAAAGCTAATTCTGTAAGAGTTTTAACCATAGGACCTTGAGGAACTTCGTTAATGTCAGCTGTACCGGCAATATCCATATGGATGTATTCTACACCTTCAGTAAATTCTTTCAAGAACATTGCAGCTGAACAAGAACCAGCTAAACCTGATAAGTCAGTGTTTTTAAGGTCAGCAACTACAGATTTTTTGATTCCTTCGGCGAATGCTTCGTCGAAAGGCATTCTTCAAACAAGTTCGTGAGCGTTGTTAGCTGCTTGGCTAACTTCTTTTCAAGCTTTTTCAGATGTTGCTCAAATACCGGTGTATGTGTGTCCTAAGGCAACAACAATTGCACCAGTTAAGGTTGCAACATCAATAATACGTGTAGCTTTTAAGTTTCTAACAGCATAAGTAATCCCATCAGCAAGAACTAAACGACCTTCAGCATCTGTGTTGTTGATTTCAACTGATTTACCATTCATTGATTTTCAAACTGAATCTGGTAATGATGCATCGCCATTTACACGGTTATCTGTAATACACATAACAGCAGCAAAGTTTTTCTTAGGTTGTAATTGTGCGATAGCCTTTAATGTCGAGGCAACGATTACAGAACCAGACATATCATATTTCATTCCCAACATTGAACGAGATGGTTTTAATGAATAACCACCAGAGTCAAATGTAATTCCTTTACCAACAAGAACAGTCTTGTCTTTTGATTCAGGATCTCCATTGTATTCAATTACAACAACACGAGCTTCATACATTGAACCACGGTTTACAGATAATAGTAATCCCATTTTCAACTCTTCAATTTGTTTTTTATCTAAAACAGTAACTTTTAGATTTTTATATTCTTTAAAATCTTTAGCGATTGTTTCAGCTAAAAGTTCAGAGTTTAAAATGTTTGGTGGAGTTACTTGTAGATTACGTGCATAATTTGTTGCCTCAGCAAGAATCAATGCTTTTTCAATATCTGATTCTAATTCAGGGCTTACTTCTGATTTGAAAGGTTCAAGAGTGAATTCTGATTCTTTTTTATCTGATTTTTCATTGTAAAGTTTTGCTTTCGCAAAATATACACCACGAATAAATGCTTCCATAACTTTAGAAGCTGAAAGTTTTTCAGTAACGAATGTATCAACATCAAATTGATAACTACGTGTTGCTGAAGTAGCTAATCCTTGGAAAAATTTAACAAGTGTATTAAATTCTACTTTTTCTTTTTCACCAAGGTAAACTAACGCTTCATTATTGTTTAAGTATTCTGTGATTACTAGGTTCTTTTCGATTAAATGTTCGATTTTATCTGCACCTTTATAAGTTGCTTTCAATAAAACTTCATTTGATCTTTTTTGGTTTATTTTTTTGAACATATTTTTCTCCTTTTCATAATAATAATTATATTTTAGCATTATAACTAATACTTTTACTTAAATAGTGATTATTAATTTTAATCAAAACAAAAAATAGGAAAACCCTATTTCTTAGTCTTAATTCATATTTTGTCTGGTACGAGTGTTCATAATAACGAAACTAAAATTAACGCAGATAGTAAATAGTTATATCAATGATAAATTTGCCAACCTTTGAAAAATATTACTTCAAGAATAACAGCAAACGCTGAATAAGAAATATTTAGACCGACAGCTAGCGATATACCTAGTTTATTAATAGAAAAGTAATAACAAATAAAACTTATTGCTCCAAAAAATGAAGCCGCTATTATTACCCAAATATTTTTATAATTTAAAAGCTGCGTTACATTTTCTGAATAAGAATTTGTAGCAGGTGCAATGATGCAACCTAACACAATTGCTGAAACAATATGTCTTATCATAATAGAAACTTGTGGATCAATATCTCGATCCATTGAAATCGAAGATAAAAAAGCTTCCATTCCTCATCCGACAACGCATAATATAGCAAAAATGTATCCTTTAAATGAGTGGGTTTTCGTTTCAATTTGCAAAATCCCAAATGTTAATACACATATAAATGCAATTACAATACCCATCAAACCATTTTTACTAGTTTTTTGTTTTAAAAAAATGAAGGCTAATACGCTAGCTAAAATTACGTAACATATTGAAATTGAACTTGTTTGGCCAACTCCAATCTCTTTAATTGCAAGTATATACATTGTCATTCCAAAAGGAGCACCAATGGTTGAACTTAAAAGCAAAATCCAAATATTTTTATTTGTGAAAGCAGATTTTATTTCTTTGTTTTTTTTCATAATTAAAACAATTATAAATGCCCACAATATTGCAAATAAGTCATGAATTAGTGTAACTAAGATACCTAATTCTCAACTGTCTGTTGGAGTAAGTTTTGTAAAAAATAATAGAAAAACTCCATCAATTGCCCAAAACAGGCCCGACAATAATCCTATAATGTTAGACATTCAATTATGTTTTTTAATCAAATTCATTTTCTAAAATCTCCGTATATTCTTTTCCATAGCCTAACATTGTTTCTTTGTAATCTGAGAAAAATAAATTTTGCTCTTCTTTAAAAATTGATCATAAATATCATAAATATCCTTGGATAGCAATATATGAATAAAACACTCTTCTGTCTTCTTTTTTAATTTTCCCATTTAAGTATATTTTTAATAATTTATCGCACTGTTTTCTTGAATAATACGAATATAGACATCAGGCTGACAAATCAAAATATTTATCACCGGTACCCGAATATTCTCAATCTATAATTCTTATATCATTATCATTATCAATCAACACATTATCACAAATGAAATCTACATGTATCAAATATTTATCTCTATCTTTTATTTTGTCATAAATTTTAATTAATTTGTGTTCTAATTCTATTGTTTTAGTCAAAACCGATTTATTCAATATTAATGATTTATAGTAAGTCATTCTTTCAATAACATCAAACTCATAACTTGCATTATATTTATTTTCATGGAATATTTTAATGGCCTGTAATGCCTTGGTTACTTCGCTTCAATTTTTAGGATTAACCGTGCGATGATTATCATGAAATAGTGCGATTTTAGCGCCATATGTTTCTAATCCGTTATCTTTATTTTGTTCATAATGAATTAGTATTTCTCTATTAGGCAGATTAGCAGTAGTTTTATAAGTATTAAATTCATTTTCGCGGTTTATTAATTTATCAGAACCTAAACCCGGAATTCTGTAGATGTATACTTTATCATTAATTTCAAACGTGAATGAATCATTAGTCATACCTGCTTTGACAGGTTTCATATTTTTTATTTTAGTTAAATTAATTCCAAAAACTTTTTTAATTAAATTGAAATGTGGATTATCTTTTATTGATTTAACTTCTGGGTTAAATTCAATAAGTTCATCGATAGTGTCTATTTCTAGCAATCTTCCCGATAAATTGTAAGTACGTAAATTAATACTATTTAGGGTTTTAGATAAAGCGTCTTCTCAGTATAAATTAGAATTTTTTTTGTAATTTTCAACAAGCATTTGTTTTATTGTTCTTGATAAAATTATAAAATCGCTTGTTTTAAAATAACTTATCCCAGTGATAAATTCAGAATAATTTTCATTATTTTTCCCAATTTTGAATGATTTTATCGTCTTATTATCTTTTCTTTTGACTATATTTCATTCTTTATTTGGCGAATACGAATCAACAGTATTTACTCAAGAAAAATTAGTATTTTTATTAAAAACATTTTCATTAAGGTAGCAGTCACTAGGCGCAATATAGAAAGCATCATATTTATTTAAATCAATTTTTTTAGTTGCTTCGTATACACTGATAATTGAGTTGGTTTGGGAATATTTTGAGTTTAGAATTTCAGTCATGTTATATTTAGATATTATAGGTGTAAATAGACTTTTTTTATAGCCGGTAACTATATAAATATCTATTGAATCATCATCAGGAATATATTCCAACATTTTGTCTAAAAAATTTCTTTCTTGTTTATCAATTTTTAACAATGCTTTGGGAGTAAGAAGTGTTAAAGGCGTTAAGCGTGAACCGAACCCTGCAGCGAGAATTATTAATGCTTTTTTCATAAAACCTCCGGTGGTAATGTATTAATTATAATATTTAATTAAATTAACGTCAATTTGTTGTGCTTTTACAATTACAAAATATTCAATAGTTGTGGAGAAAGTTCAGCTTTTTTAGCCAACTTTCAAGTATTTACTCTATTAAATACTAAATTCAAAAATATTGACTATAATAAATCTATGATAAACGAGTACGGAAATGACCAAGATTTCAAATTATTCACGAAATGGTCAATAAGAAAAATCACTTTTATCGGTATTCTAATCGCAATATCGGTGGCGTTTTTCTTAATCGTTTTTCAATTTATGCCTTTTATATCATTGCCGGCTTATAAAATAAGCGTAATAGGGCTTCCCATTAAAATAACTGGGTTGATTTTTGGGCCTATTATCGGTGCTTTTGTTGGTGTTGTTTCAGACTTAATTTCATTTTTATTCGTTCCAAGTTTATTTAACCCTTTATTTATTCTTGCTGCCGCACTAGACGGGATAATTCCGGGCATTATAGGTTTTATCTTTCTGAAATTGCTTAAATTTCTTTTTGGAGGAAGATTTCAAGATAGTTATTATGCTGACATGATGGA
This genomic interval from Mycoplasma miroungigenitalium contains the following:
- a CDS encoding TM2 domain-containing protein; this translates as MNNEVNQTSFRSRTVLVILSTFFGFLGVDRFYAGRIWLGIFKLLTGGWFGIGSIIDWFLAIFGGMKDSERKFIKKW
- a CDS encoding M17 family metallopeptidase codes for the protein MFKKINQKRSNEVLLKATYKGADKIEHLIEKNLVITEYLNNNEALVYLGEKEKVEFNTLVKFFQGLATSATRSYQFDVDTFVTEKLSASKVMEAFIRGVYFAKAKLYNEKSDKKESEFTLEPFKSEVSPELESDIEKALILAEATNYARNLQVTPPNILNSELLAETIAKDFKEYKNLKVTVLDKKQIEELKMGLLLSVNRGSMYEARVVVIEYNGDPESKDKTVLVGKGITFDSGGYSLKPSRSMLGMKYDMSGSVIVASTLKAIAQLQPKKNFAAVMCITDNRVNGDASLPDSVWKSMNGKSVEINNTDAEGRLVLADGITYAVRNLKATRIIDVATLTGAIVVALGHTYTGIWATSEKAWKEVSQAANNAHELVWRMPFDEAFAEGIKKSVVADLKNTDLSGLAGSCSAAMFLKEFTEGVEYIHMDIAGTADINEVPQGPMVKTLTELALI
- a CDS encoding phosphotransferase; this translates as MKKALIILAAGFGSRLTPLTLLTPKALLKIDKQERNFLDKMLEYIPDDDSIDIYIVTGYKKSLFTPIISKYNMTEILNSKYSQTNSIISVYEATKKIDLNKYDAFYIAPSDCYLNENVFNKNTNFSWVNTVDSYSPNKEWNIVKRKDNKTIKSFKIGKNNENYSEFITGISYFKTSDFIILSRTIKQMLVENYKKNSNLYWEDALSKTLNSINLRTYNLSGRLLEIDTIDELIEFNPEVKSIKDNPHFNLIKKVFGINLTKIKNMKPVKAGMTNDSFTFEINDKVYIYRIPGLGSDKLINRENEFNTYKTTANLPNREILIHYEQNKDNGLETYGAKIALFHDNHRTVNPKNWSEVTKALQAIKIFHENKYNASYEFDVIERMTYYKSLILNKSVLTKTIELEHKLIKIYDKIKDRDKYLIHVDFICDNVLIDNDNDIRIIDWEYSGTGDKYFDLSAWCLYSYYSRKQCDKLLKIYLNGKIKKEDRRVFYSYIAIQGYLWYLWSIFKEEQNLFFSDYKETMLGYGKEYTEILENEFD
- a CDS encoding DMT family transporter gives rise to the protein MNLIKKHNWMSNIIGLLSGLFWAIDGVFLLFFTKLTPTDSWELGILVTLIHDLFAILWAFIIVLIMKKNKEIKSAFTNKNIWILLLSSTIGAPFGMTMYILAIKEIGVGQTSSISICYVILASVLAFIFLKQKTSKNGLMGIVIAFICVLTFGILQIETKTHSFKGYIFAILCVVGWGMEAFLSSISMDRDIDPQVSIMIRHIVSAIVLGCIIAPATNSYSENVTQLLNYKNIWVIIAASFFGAISFICYYFSINKLGISLAVGLNISYSAFAVILEVIFFKGWQIYHWYNYLLSALILVSLLWTLVPDKIWIKTKK